A window from Thermoplasmata archaeon encodes these proteins:
- a CDS encoding acyl-CoA thioesterase — protein sequence MSAGEERTRRTAEGRPGDIYRVRVRWDDTDTTQRVYLGRYIKWLDDAVTEFLRARGMVFDPDGGLRLNGRRIRESFVVGEYGCRIERSSLLDDLIDVKVRVLERRSRVVVFEGELVDQKGRRVARGVITYICVRGSGGRIRSAPIPTSLAARL from the coding sequence ATGAGTGCCGGAGAAGAACGGACCCGCCGGACAGCCGAGGGCCGGCCCGGGGACATCTACCGGGTCAGGGTCCGCTGGGACGACACCGACACGACGCAGAGGGTCTATCTGGGCAGGTACATCAAGTGGCTCGACGATGCCGTCACCGAGTTCCTGAGGGCGAGGGGGATGGTCTTCGACCCCGACGGCGGCCTCAGGCTGAATGGAAGGAGGATAAGGGAGTCCTTCGTCGTGGGGGAATACGGCTGCCGCATCGAGCGGAGCTCGCTCCTGGACGATCTGATTGATGTGAAGGTCAGGGTGCTGGAGAGGCGCTCCAGGGTCGTGGTCTTCGAGGGTGAGCTCGTGGACCAGAAAGGGAGGCGTGTGGCGCGCGGGGTCATCACCTACATCTGTGTCAGGGGCTCTGGGGGGCGGATAAGGTCGGCCCCGATACCCACCAGCCTCGCGGCGAGGCTCTAG
- a CDS encoding FAD-dependent oxidoreductase — MSAKKWDYSGMPGAKMFPNLFKPIKIRNMTIPNRIKYAATEDNLNARDGTITPAGLEYMRLRARGVVGGICMMQGVYMDPKREGQGYVGQAAAWDDKFIPGLTKMAEAINNEGAVSGIQLMHCGRVGGVELDYCVGPSAVPQRLRIFRPVREMSKEDIKLCIKQHANAARRGVQAGFQIMEISGIVGYLISNFLSAYTNRRKDEYGGDIEGRCRFMVETIEAVRDAIGKEMPLIIRLCAEELLDEVGGNTPEESIYTYKVAERAGVDCISVTQGWQESNTPVITRDIPQGTWLYNAKRAKEAVKVPISMAYRLFDPAIPNKAIGDGILDIWEMCRPMIADPLLPLKVLEGRLEDIRPCVACNLCLARLFRDAPMTCYVNPVCSHEWDPEWQPRPAEVRKKIIVAGAGPAGLEFAHVAASRGHEVHVHEKLDRVGGQLWWASKGLYGDEELWGVVRFQEAQCKKAGVHIHLKSEVTPGLLDEEAPDALVVATGARYIRPKVPGEGKRPVFSALDVLEGREIPGERVVVWGGRKPGISAALLLAEKGKRVTMVFPERKVGKDVNPSYIWRYIQKLGQKGVKTYKESSIEEITDSGVVVRALYETRIPVEADAIVYAEREPVRELEAAARERGIEVQVLGDAIVPRSLSNAIHDGYRVGIRI, encoded by the coding sequence ATGAGCGCAAAAAAGTGGGACTACTCCGGAATGCCCGGCGCGAAGATGTTCCCGAACCTCTTCAAGCCGATAAAGATACGCAACATGACGATTCCCAACCGCATCAAGTACGCCGCCACCGAGGACAATCTGAACGCCCGCGACGGAACCATAACGCCCGCGGGCCTCGAGTACATGCGCCTGAGGGCGAGGGGCGTAGTCGGCGGTATCTGCATGATGCAGGGCGTCTATATGGACCCGAAGCGCGAGGGTCAGGGCTACGTGGGGCAGGCGGCGGCGTGGGACGACAAATTCATCCCCGGCCTGACGAAGATGGCCGAGGCGATAAATAATGAGGGCGCGGTCTCAGGCATCCAGCTGATGCACTGCGGGAGGGTCGGGGGCGTCGAGCTCGACTACTGTGTCGGCCCTTCGGCCGTTCCACAGAGGCTTCGCATCTTCAGGCCCGTCAGGGAGATGAGCAAGGAGGACATAAAGCTCTGTATAAAGCAGCACGCCAACGCGGCGAGACGCGGAGTGCAGGCCGGTTTTCAAATCATGGAGATATCGGGTATCGTCGGCTACCTGATATCGAATTTCCTCTCAGCCTACACGAACCGCAGGAAGGATGAGTATGGTGGGGATATTGAGGGCAGATGCAGGTTCATGGTCGAGACGATCGAGGCCGTCAGGGATGCCATAGGCAAGGAGATGCCGCTCATCATCCGTCTCTGCGCCGAAGAGCTCTTGGACGAGGTCGGCGGGAACACCCCGGAGGAGTCGATATACACCTACAAGGTGGCCGAGAGGGCGGGCGTGGACTGCATCAGCGTTACGCAGGGATGGCAGGAGTCGAACACGCCCGTCATAACCCGCGACATCCCGCAGGGGACATGGCTCTACAACGCAAAAAGGGCCAAGGAGGCCGTGAAGGTCCCCATCTCCATGGCCTACAGACTCTTTGACCCAGCAATCCCGAACAAGGCAATCGGGGATGGAATTCTGGACATATGGGAGATGTGCAGGCCCATGATAGCGGACCCCCTCCTACCGCTGAAAGTCCTCGAGGGCAGGCTCGAGGACATCAGGCCCTGCGTCGCCTGCAACCTGTGCCTCGCGCGCCTCTTCAGGGACGCCCCCATGACCTGCTACGTCAATCCGGTCTGCTCGCACGAGTGGGACCCGGAGTGGCAGCCCCGGCCCGCTGAAGTGAGAAAAAAAATCATCGTCGCCGGCGCGGGCCCCGCGGGCCTCGAGTTCGCCCATGTAGCGGCCTCGAGGGGCCACGAGGTCCACGTTCACGAGAAGCTGGACAGAGTCGGGGGCCAGCTCTGGTGGGCGAGCAAGGGGCTCTACGGAGACGAAGAGCTCTGGGGCGTGGTCCGCTTCCAGGAGGCACAATGCAAGAAGGCCGGGGTCCACATCCACTTGAAGAGCGAGGTCACGCCCGGGCTCCTCGACGAGGAGGCGCCGGACGCTCTCGTCGTGGCGACCGGCGCGCGCTATATCAGGCCGAAGGTTCCCGGGGAGGGGAAGAGACCTGTGTTCTCTGCCCTCGATGTGCTTGAGGGGAGGGAGATACCGGGCGAGAGGGTGGTGGTCTGGGGCGGCAGGAAGCCGGGAATCTCGGCCGCGCTCCTGCTCGCCGAGAAGGGCAAGAGGGTGACGATGGTCTTTCCGGAGAGGAAGGTGGGAAAAGACGTCAACCCCTCTTATATCTGGCGCTACATCCAGAAGCTCGGCCAGAAGGGCGTGAAGACCTACAAGGAGAGCTCGATTGAGGAAATCACGGACTCGGGCGTTGTGGTCAGGGCCCTGTACGAAACCAGAATTCCCGTCGAGGCGGACGCCATCGTGTACGCGGAGAGAGAGCCAGTCCGGGAGCTGGAAGCGGCGGCAAGGGAGAGGGGAATCGAGGTGCAGGTCCTCGGTGATGCGATAGTTCCACGGAGCCTCTCCAATGCCATCCACGATGGGTACCGAGTGGGCATAAGAATTTAG
- a CDS encoding ferredoxin, whose amino-acid sequence MVVEIDEKKCRLCGTYSAPVCVDRCVDGALSVRDRRIVVTEFLCEDCNECGMACPDRAITIKKVTF is encoded by the coding sequence ATGGTCGTGGAGATAGACGAGAAGAAGTGCAGGCTGTGCGGGACCTACAGCGCACCGGTCTGCGTTGACAGGTGCGTGGACGGCGCCCTGTCGGTCAGGGACAGGAGGATTGTGGTCACGGAGTTTCTGTGCGAGGACTGCAACGAGTGCGGGATGGCCTGCCCGGACAGGGCGATAACGATAAAGAAGGTGACTTTCTAG